The genomic window GTCCAGATTGTTAAGGGGATTTAAGAGCATAGATCCAGTGGTAGTGAAGTGCTCAAATACCTTTAACAGTTAGCAGAGGGAGCTGACCCCAAGGCTCATCTAGCATCTCTATCCACTGTGACGATGGTCCACTAAGAGGTATTCCCAATCAAATCCTAAACTACAAAGGTAATGAGGTGCCTGAAGATAATACTAGGTGCCTTCTGGCATATTCAGTCCTTTGGTGCTTTGAAATCAATAGGGGACAGGTGCCTGACACGCTTGGTTACTTCTGTAAAGTCAACAGTGAACCTTTTTCTATTTGGAGGGGACCAGCTACCTTTGCAAGGCTTTGCTACATGGCAATAGGCTTGCTAGTGTAGCTGTACCATCCAACCCTCCTTGTGGAAATGCAGCTTGtgctggcaaaaaaaaatccagttgtgCCTCTAGCTTATACCCGTTTCCCAACCCAGAATAATCCATGCTGATGAAAGCTCTCTTGCCATTATAACTATCCATACTAAGACTTTTGCTAGCATAGCTGGGCCAGTTAGGGATATGATTTTTCCTTTTTACATGCTCCTACTTTATCATAGTCACGTTGGCAGAACTTTTTTAGTGCAGACTAAATCCGCACCTGATCAGCGTTAGTAGCTTGTGAGGCATCTGAACACTTTGCCTGGGACTGGTAAATTCCAGTGAATTTATTTACAGTTTGGAGTCCAGGTATCTGACCCAGTTACCTGGACAAGTCCTGTAACAAGTCCTTACTTTCCTGACATGCCCAGTTTGATTCAGATTGGCACAGAATTAAACACCCCATTCCTCCTTCTATATTGTATTAGCTACCCTATAAGTATAAACAATAACATGCACCCAAATATTATTCCTTAAGCAGTTATGCTTGGGACAACTAATAATTATCTGGTGCAGCACTTGCAAAGTGCTCTTTCTATTGTTGTTGGTATTTTGGTTTTGTAATTATAGTGCTATTTTTGTTATTGGTATATTTCAGCATTATAATTACAAAACCAAAATATGCTAATGACAAAAGACAAAGTTCACAAATGCAGACAGGCATGTTTTGGAATCGCCTTCCAGAAAATGTAGCTCAAATTTATTTTCAGGTAAATTAACTTGGCCACTTTAGCCATGTGAATCAAGACCCTGATCTTGCAAGCAGTTGAGTagtctcattaaagtcaatggaataTTTGCACAGGCAAAGCTAAATAAAGTGCATCTGAGTGCGTGAGGGATTTTTGTAAGTACTGGCTGGGTCTCCTGATGCTTTCTTTTTGTAGTTGCTTCTTTGGGCTCTATCAACGTCTGTTCAGCAACTTTTGAAGCTTCCTTATTTCATGCTCTATCTGTTGAGCTGTTGTGTAGGGGAAGGCACCTGTCTTCTGCCAAGTGTGATCCCTATTCAGTTAGGCTGGGCTGCATTTTCCCCCCTGTCCGTATTCATTCCTATATGGAAGTGGGTCCCATTATCCATCCCTAATCCTAGGCAAGGAGTAAATTGAGTTCATAGGAGAAATCATATGAGCTGCATGTTCAGTTCTGGGCTGCATCCTGCCAGGTTAGCCAGTGGCTGCCCTGagtcgggggggcagggggggtggttCATTTTGTCTCTCTGCTGACCATTCCTTGTGGGTCTGTGTGCACTAGGTTTATGTTCTGAAGTCGCGCCCGTGTGGATACTGCCTCATCATCAACAATGTCCATTTCAGCCCCGAGTCTGGTCTGTCCCTTCGACAGGGCTCCGACCTAGACTACGAGAAACTGAAGAGGCGCTTCTCATTGTTCCACTTTGAAGTCCTGACCCGACAAGATCTCAAAGCTAAGGTAAAAGGAGCAGCTTCCAGCTAACCCCTGTTGAGAAAGCAGAGTGGCTCAAAACATCGGTAGAATGGAACAGTTTGTACACTGGTATCAAGAGCCTGTCAAAAAGCCCAAACTGCAGTTCTCAACAAGCTTGTCAAAAGATGACTTTCCGATCTTCCTCTTCacattacagcaaaaaaaaaaatgctcgcATGTTTTAGCCCCTCTGGGCTTGGGTTTCATTCCTGAACATGATTTATAAGCAGTCTTCTGATGTTGCATTTATTTGATATGTTTGACTTTGTCTTTTTTATCAGGGTACCCAGGGGGTCTGTCTTCTGTTTGCGTTTGACTCATGTATTGTTTGATTTTTAAGCAGGACAATCAATCCCCTGGAGCTTCCATTTAAGATAAAGCAGGCTTGTCTTATTTTCCTAAAACCAAAGGCAGTGCATTTCAGCCTGCGTAGGCTATACAGACTTGGTGCTGTGTTTGAGAGCACACGCTGAGATTAATGCCTTCTTTAAAAGGATGCTATTCAGGGGATATCTCCTTTCTTTGTTAAAGCAGCAAATGTTAAATGACAGTCAATTGCAGTCACCCAGAAACTGTTCCTGCCTGATGGGGATTTCAGTGTCCCATGTGACACAAGCAGATTAGATCTCAGCCCAGTTCCCAGTGGACATGTGACCTTGCAAAAATGGGGACTAGGCTGGACAGGCCATGGGAGAGTAAAGCGTACTCGCCTCTTTACAAACATTGTCCCCCTGTCACCGTGGACTGTGAGAGGGACCTTTTCTGGGCTCTTGGGTGTGTTTAAGGCAGACCTCCTTTTCCAGAAGTGCTGTCCCGGTTCTTTCAGCAGCATAGTGTTGATGTGGAACTGCTTTGAGGGGTCAGACTGACAGGAGTATTGCTAACCTGCCAGCCGAAAAATGGGGAAAAACGTGTTACTGAGCTTGGCCAATGTGTATCGAGAGAAATAGTCAGctgtgttactctgaagtcagacagaaggcaggatatggttgcaccttatagactaactaaattggAGATGTACACACTTTAATAATAAACTGCTGTGTGCGTAGGAAATGTACTCGGAGCTGTGGGCACTGGCCAAGAAGGACCACAGCGCTATGGACTGCTGCCTGGTTGTGATCCTGTCCCACGGCCGTCAGGTAAGATCGAAGCCCTCCTTCATTTTCCCTTTGCTCTGGTTGCATAGTAGACTTCTGAAGCATGTATTGGTTACCAGGGTCCCAACATCTCTTCGTTGGGAGTGTTTGTCTCCCTCATGCCCTAATATTTTGTGGGCAAAGCCAGTGGGGCCTTTTCCTTGCAAACTTCAGGATACGTGAGTGGGAGGTCCAGGAAGATGGATTTAGCAACAGCGCCATTGAACCAATAGAAGAGACCAGTGGGGAAGCTGATCTGCCATCAAGTTTGTAGGAATCCCTTGATGGTTGCTTTCTACTGTATAATGTTGCAACAAGATGTCTTATCTGGGTGCCCTTTTGCTTTCTTAAGGTGGCTTTGATCCTGTCTCACCTTTTGGAGGGTCCTGTGTGCTTTATAACTCTGATGCAAGGTTTTGGGGACCAGGGTGCATGTTGAGAATAAATTCTGGATGCAAGAGTAAAGGGAGCCTGGCACTacacagtgctctgggtggaACAGCCCTGTGCTGAAAGGACTACATGACCTTTCAGGTCTTCCCTAGCTTCACCGCCCATTGACCAGTGAGTTGGGCATGTAATTATTTGCAACAGTGAACACTTACTGCAGTGGCATCTAGCTAGAAGTAATGAGATGGAATTACAGGAAGGGGGGGATTTAGGGTGACTGTGAGGAATGCAATCTAATCagcttgtggggcaggggggaaataaGACCCCATGAACCTCAGGGGAACCTAGGGCATGGGTCAGATAAGGAGGATCATGGGTGTCTGGAATTTAGACTATTTCCAGACTGATATTGGCTGCTGTTCTCTCTCCTCATCTTGCTTTCCAAGTCCTTCTAGATAGCAGCAAACTCAGGTTGCATTTTGAGATCTGCACACAAGGGTGGTTGCATGCAAGACAAGCTGGGAGGGCTGACTGCGTTTACCTTTTCTTTTGAGTTATTGGCTCTTGGCTTTTGTTCTTTCAGCGCAGCCATATTCAGTTTCCTGGAGAAGTTTGTGGGACAGATGGGAATGCCATTCCAGTTGAAAAGATTGTGAACTGTTTCAATGGATTAAATTGCTGGAGCTTGAGGGGCAAACCCAAACTCTTCATCATTCAGGCCTGTGGTGGAGGTGAATATCTGCTCTAGCTTCTCTAGTACTCTGTCCTAGAAGGATTGTTTGGTGGGAGAAACAGTTGTGTTGCCACTTGTTCATGTGTTGGTATTTCTGGTATAATTGTATTCTTTCCTATTTCCTATCCTTGAGCTGTCTTCTCTTGCTCTTTTATTGCATATTCTTAATGCTGAGGGCAAATGCTAATAGACCAGAGTGTGAAATTTCTGTTAGCAGCCAGGTCAGACCGggacatgcatttcactgcacTGAAACTGGCTTGGTTAATTGAGAAGGGCTGTGGGAAGGAAGTGAAAGGGTCTCAGCTGCTGTATGGACTCTAGCAGAGTGGACTGTTTCAGTTCTCCCTGTGTGGCCGAAAGGTTTTTGGTTGGTAAGAATGAACTCAAATTGTACTGCCATGAATTGCGATGTTTCCAAGTCGGCTAACACAGCAAAGGAGAAAAGAACAGTTGCCTGTTATATCAGAAGGACTAGACTTATGGATGGGGAAGGTGGGAATCCACTTCTTATTACTTGTGCTTGTAACTGAGAAGGGTTTCTTGGTTGTCTCTGGCAGAGGAAAAGGATTATGGATTTGAATTGGATTCTGACTCATCTGGAAACCAAGGTTATGGAGCTTCTCTAGAGTCAGATGCATCTCCCCTTAAGCCCTCCTCGGGGAACTTGGATGAGCCAGATGCAGTTGCCAGTGTACCCAAGGCCAGTGACATCTTGGTGTCCTATTCAACGTTTCCAGGtgagttgttgttgttgttgttgtttttttttatgaggcAGGCAGTGATGCCAAGTGAATAGAGCAATGGATGATAATAACACTAGgcttctgttcctggctctgctggtaCCTTAATGGGGGGCTTTGTATGTGTCACTTCCTCctacctcagtttctccatctagAAAATGTGAAGGGTTATAGGTGCCCCATTCATAATGAACTCTTGAGAGCTACAGGTGAAAACAGTCCTGCACAAACTAGACAGTATGAACATTGgagcatttttattttcattccatGCCGATTTCTTTTGGTGCGTGACAGTGCTCCATACTTTCAATGGAGAATCTCATAGTCCTTTACAGACAGTATATGAGAGGCCACTGTCTGAAGAGTTGTTATCCTCGTGTCACAGATGGAAGTAGCTGAGGCACATGAAGGTTTTGACTTGCtccaagtcagtcagtaatacaggcCTTACTCACCAGGGCCAGAAGTTTCTGGGTTTAGAGAAACTTCTCCAGAGAGTGGAAGTATCATACCAAGGAGACTTCCCTTGCTGGACTGAGATAGAAATGTTTTTATATTCTTTCCAAAGGATTTGTCTCCTGGAGGGATCGCAAGAGTGGCAGTTGGTTTGTGGAAACCCTGGATAGAATACTTGAGCAATATGCTGATTCTGAAGATCTGCAGAAGCTGTTGTTGCGGGTAAGTGTTCCTTTTTTCTGATTTAGTGCTTCAGTTACTCAGTCTTTGAACTTAGTTTGCCTGTTAAGGCCTAAATTTCCAAAGTGActattgatttggagagcttcagtttTTACTTGCCCAATGGATGGTGCCTTAAAGGGACTTGATTTTTCAGAACATGAAGAATACCCTCTCACTTCATCAGGTCCCAGCAAGGTTTCTTTAGACACTGCTAGTTCCCCTTGAAAAACTATCAGTTTTAATCTTTGTTTAAGAGCCTATAATCCTGCCAGTGGCCAAAATGTTACCTGTCCCTGTGATACCAAAAGTACCAATGAGTTGGAGCAAGCAGCTACAGGCAGAATGGTAAGTGTATTGCTATTATATTAAGGAAATTATGCTAAGGAAGACTTGCTCCACTGATAATGTTGAGAGCTCTTCGACTACCTCTTTAATTTTACACGCTTTGCTGCTGCGGTGACATTTTGTTCATTCTTTAAGAATGTCAGCTGTCTGGAAAACCGCACCAGATGCTCGCCTTTAATACTACTTTTTATCTTCTGAGTGACGTAATCACATCTTAACTAGTGGCGTGAGATATGAGTGTGCGTGCTAATGAAAGGCTAAGCTTTGCTATATAGTCAGTGTTGGGAATGCAGAGGTTCTTGGAAATAACTCCCTCTTTTGCTGCATctctggtgcagtgcagtgggatAGCACAGAAATCCATTTGGGTTGCTGTCAGATGCGTTGCTATCTGGGTTTTTGCTCTGTGCTGTCCAACAAAGATCAGTAGCTTACCTGATATTGTGTACTCTGCATACACTTGCAGCTccgattgtatttttttttcccttctgaaaCTAGGCATATGCGATTCTTGTATGACAAATTGCTGATGTTTTTGGAGTTATGGTAATAAAGCACATCCTAAACTGCCTTAGGAATTGTTCCTATGTTCTCCTCAGCCGCCTCCTTCTCCCCTTTGAAAGTTGGTACCAAAAAACACCCATTGGTGTAATTGGTGTCATGCATGATCCTGCTTTCTAAAATGGAGGACCCAGTTCTTTGTGGAGAGGGGAATGTTTTGAAGTAATTCAATGCCAATGGGAGCTTCTTGTGGAAGTAAGAGGGGCTCCTAGGAGAACTCCCGAAGAAAGGGGGCTCGTATCATTCATGCTTCTGAATGAGAGAACTTTCACTCCCCATAAATGGCACAACAGAGCTTTCTATTTTTAACAAAACTGCATGCCGGTGTCGACACAAAGGAAATGACTAAACTTCTCCTGTGCTCAGAAGAACTATTTCTGATTCAGACAAAGCACTTGTTGCATAAGCTTGGTGAGAGGGAAGGCGGACAGGAAGGTCAGCTCTGAAGGTGGCTTCCAGAAGTGAGCATCTGTTGCGGAGAatgaggaggcaggggaagaggtgcTCAGTTCTAGAAGCAGCCTACTGACTGCTGCAGTCCACATCTGAGTCATCTCCTCTCTcctactgtgtacagttctgctTGCTGCCCCTGCATTCAGTCCTCAATAAGGCCTTAAGCTGCTCTTGATCATCAAACCAGCCAACCTCtttattttccttcctctctttcccagGTGGCAAATGAAGTGTCTACTAAAGAAAAATACAAGCAGATGCCAGGCTGCTATCACTTCCTTCGGAAATGGTTCTTCTTCATGACCAAGTGAAACCCAGGCTTGGAGGCCTCTCCTGTTAGTCAGGATTGTCTCCACCAGGTCTGAGGACACCCCACACATGGCCATGGCTGCTCTGATTTGATTCTGTATTCAGCTGCTCCTGATTTGCATGTGTCCTGGGATGTGCAGTTGATTAACTCCCATGTTACTATGAAATGGAGGCTTTGCTCCCTTTCTGCTCAGATCAAGACTGTTGGGTTCCAGATCCAGAACATTTCAGGCAGGTGACAAAGCCTGTGGGATAATTCTGGGCTAGGCTAGTAGCTGCAGCCTTTGAGTCTATCTCCCTGTTCTTCAGCAAAAAGTGCCTTGAGCTGATTTAGGCTTTATGCTGGCTTGGTCCACTTTTGACCTGTGATTGCAGCTCCCttgtgtgggaggaggggaaaatgaAGTTTTTGTATTGTATAATCAAAACCTCTTGCACTATGAAGCAATGATATGCACCTGAATCCAAATGCtgtgggttggggcaggggagaatTTTACAGCATTTGTTACCTTTTTCTATTAAACTCCTCAACTTTGTAGACAGTTTGTCTTGCTCTTTACTTATTCTCATCTCCGCtgatcttctcttctgcagctgccctggcatcCCCCAAACCTCTCTTAGCTACAGTGACTGGCTTCTCCCACAAGCAAGGAGAATAAAAGCATTGCTGTGTCACAAAGCATATTTTGCAGTCTCTTGAATTTCCCACTATTGAATGATTGCAGCTGCAGCCATTCAGACTTGCTAGGAACACCAGCCAGTCTGATGTTTGAGGTCCAACTGattctatttaaagaaaaatcagaATATTTATTCCTGAGGCTACTGTTTGAAGAAGAAATTAAATTACTTTTCCTCTATAACAGACTCAAGGTCTTTGTCTTCTATCAAATATGATTGCTTTTGTATACAAGATCAAACAGCATATGTGCaactttttcttcccccttcccaccacagGGAGAATAATAACACAGCTGTGGTAAATGGAGCGACATTGAGATGGCAAGTGTCATAGGGAACTGTGGAGCACAACTCACCTGACAGAGCTAGGAAAGATGAAATGGGGCAGGAAATAGATCAAGTCCTAATGGTTTCCCCATCTTGGCCCTTCAGCATGATGGAATTTGTACTCTAAAAAGTCACAGAAGTGTTCACTGTTCTGAGCTCTCATTGTTCTTCTACCACTTCCTCTGCCTTATTTGCAGAGGCAGGTGAGGATCTGGCCTCTCTGAACTTCCTTAGTCCCTTAGTTTCTAGAAGCAACAACTAGATACTCATGGTTGCAGGCTGCAATGATTGATCAGTCATCTGGTGTTTGctttctggagcagcagagcTCCTTTGATTAATGGGATTGGGGTGGAGGTGACCTTCAACCCTTCTAGGTCATTTTCAGTGGAGAGTTCCTAGCTCGAGGTGGAGCAGGTGAATTTATATCTTTGCCCTAGTCCCTTGGGGATATGAGGAAATTTGTAGCAAGAAAACAAGCACAGGCTTTTTTCTTCTCTGAATATACTCATGGAGCTCCTACTCACTGGAGATTGATGGGGTGTCAAGGAGATGTAAGTGCTGTGGGCTTTATTCGCCATGAAAGGGTCTAAGTGCATTGGGAATTGCCATCAGTCTCTAAAAGCCTACCTCTATTTCCAAGTGGCTTTCATATAGTTTGCTACTGCTAGCGGCCTGCTCTTTGGACAGCATTCTCTGCAAGGTTGCTTGCGTACAGAGTGCCGTGGGCAGGCAAGATACAGCGTGTAGCATCAAATCACTGAATAGAGGGAATGGCTGGGGGTTCTGTGCGTCTTGTGTATTCTGTGCCATGAGACTGTCACGTTACTTGGGGATCCTGTAGTTCTTGTGCGGTCAGTTCAGGCACAAGGGAAAGAGTAGTGGGCAATGGGAAGGATGCAAGAGAAGATGCAGCGAGAAGGGAGAATGGGGTTATATATCTCTCCTATCAGCTTGGTCCTCCTctgcaccattttttttcaacCTCAGCTTTTATTTCATGGAATGAATACTCCTTTGCAGACTTCCCAGCAAGGCAACCTCCTTCCCTCctattcccttccttccccagggaCATGTGTTATCCATGCATTGCAAAATAGatcttggggggtttttttgctttgctttttactTATACACAAACTCCTCCAACACATCAGCTGTGACTTCAGTTTCCCGATGCTGCCTTTATTTCAAACCGCTTTCGTTTCTGTGGTCCCATCTTGGTGCATTGCCCAGGTCTTTTGGGGTTAGTATTTTTGCATAACCTACAGAAAATATAGAACAAAGCACAGATCAGACTGGCAAACTAAGGGAATTGGCAAACACCATGCTGTACATCCAAACTCCACAAATCATACCttttaaatacacatttataAGTCCTATAGTGTTCTCTCTGCTTAATAAATAAGACAAGTACTCGGGTCACGCCTTCTATTTAGGAGGATACCTTTCTAGATAGCAAATTATTGATGATAATATCAGAATATCATAGACGGGAGCAACCTGTGTTATTTTCTCATGATGTAATTGTTACAGTCTGGAAGCTATAAGAAGCCTATTGTAATATCTAACAACTGATAAGCAATTTCCTAAAACACCTTTATTATGAACCCTTTAAAAGGTGGTCAGTATATCCTCAATATAAAATGTGCAGAGCTTTCTCCCAGTGTTGGCTAGAAATGAAAATCACTTGGCACGTTGCTCAGGAGAAAGGTGCCTATCCTGTCCCGCGAGAACTAACGTATATCAGGCATCTCTCTTGTCTGGCTCAGTATTTTGTTTGAGTGCAGTTATTCAGGAACAAGATCAGCTTGGAATTGAAAGAACAGTAGCTCttcagagaggtccctgaggcaATGATAAGAGTAGATCTGTATCTTGTGGGGTGTAGCACACAGAAGGAGCATGCCCTGCTTCACTGTAGCAATCCCTGCTGTGGCTCTTTtcccatgtagatgtgccctaagagTCTTAAGCCAGAAGAATACCTGTTCTGGGCAATTTCCCCTTTGAGACAAGCCCTTTAAATTGAAATTGGGTTATTTTAACTACTTAGCAATGCCCGTTTTACAAGTTAACAAAGAAGAGCTGCTGTCCTGGCGGGTAGTAGAGACAAGAGCCTTACATTGCTGATCCAGTCGTTGAAGGCAGAGACACGGGTGAAGACGGAAGGCTTGTGGTAGTAATTGCAGCCAAGGGAGGAGCCAAAGCTGACTACACCATTCACTTCCCAGTTGCCGTCGGCACGTTGACAGTTCAGTGGGCCACCGGAGTCCCCCTGTGAGGAAGAAGAAGCACCGTTTATGGGTGGTCCTGGCATGGAAAAGCCATGTCTGTCTTTGTGGCAGGAGAGAGGCCATCACTGGCCCCAGCTCTATCGTAGAGCTGGAGATGGGACAGGGTTGTGAGACCAGAGCCTGAGCATGGGCCCAGTTGCAGATGAAAGGTCTCTGTATGGGCCACAGAAGATGCGAACAAGCATCTACCAAATATTCCTTGGTGAGATCAGCTGACATGAGTGGTGGGGAGAGGCTTCAAAATACAGCTAACACCAAAGGGCTCCAGCCCCCCCTACCAATGCCCAAGTCTGACTTTAAAGCCAAGCTCAGAAGTCCCATGGTCCTCAGACTCACATTGCAGCTGGAGATCACCCCATCACCGCCAGCACAGATCATGTTGGTTTTCACTACGCTCCCCCACCAGTCAGGGCTGGAACAGATTGAATAAGGTACCACGAGCAAATGGCCTTGCTGCAATACGTCCAGGAGGTCGCCGTTTGCTGGAGGAGAGCAGAGACAAGGGAGTTGCCTTCCCACAGATAATTCAAGAATCAAGCAGAGATTGTAGGCAATCCCCCTTGCAAGACAGGATTTGTGGTTCCTCCAGGGACAAGTCACCAGCGAGTCTATGACAAGGGCCAACTCCAGTCCCTGCTGTATTCCTCACTCAGGGGAATGTCTCAATTAGACTCAAAATCCTCATTCCATTACAAATGGTTCTTCAGCGAAGCAGTGATGTGGACGAGAGAAGCAGATGGGCCAGTTCTGGCCCTTACCATTTGAGGATCAAGCGTAATAAGACCAAGTGCTGCTTTTTCACCCTCTGGTGATGCCCTCAAATCAGGAAGGAAGCACAGGGGCGAGGTGGCTGTGGGAGCCTGCCCTCATTTACCT from Alligator mississippiensis isolate rAllMis1 chromosome 13, rAllMis1, whole genome shotgun sequence includes these protein-coding regions:
- the CASP9 gene encoding caspase-9 isoform X1, whose amino-acid sequence is MEAEQRQRLQRGRVRLVRGLQLEALWGPLVRDGVFSRDMLDDIQRAGSPRDQARQLLIDLETRGKQAFPTFVSILRETGQKDLADFLSEGCAFPRPSSIDIKPIEIGPRGGRGRAGGRDSEYLPLPVQARTERDQELDHPGTVAHSLCVAGAAADRFRQNSDMVYVLKSRPCGYCLIINNVHFSPESGLSLRQGSDLDYEKLKRRFSLFHFEVLTRQDLKAKEMYSELWALAKKDHSAMDCCLVVILSHGRQRSHIQFPGEVCGTDGNAIPVEKIVNCFNGLNCWSLRGKPKLFIIQACGGEEKDYGFELDSDSSGNQGYGASLESDASPLKPSSGNLDEPDAVASVPKASDILVSYSTFPGFVSWRDRKSGSWFVETLDRILEQYADSEDLQKLLLRVANEVSTKEKYKQMPGCYHFLRKWFFFMTK
- the CASP9 gene encoding caspase-9 isoform X2 → MEAEQRQRLQRGRVRLVRGLQLEALWGPLVRDGVFSRDMLDDIQRAGSPRDQARQLLIDLETRGKQAFPTFVSILRETGQKDLADFLSEGCAFPRPSSIDIKPIEIGPRGGRGRAGGRDSEYLPLPVQARTERDQELDHPGTVAHSAAADRFRQNSDMVYVLKSRPCGYCLIINNVHFSPESGLSLRQGSDLDYEKLKRRFSLFHFEVLTRQDLKAKEMYSELWALAKKDHSAMDCCLVVILSHGRQRSHIQFPGEVCGTDGNAIPVEKIVNCFNGLNCWSLRGKPKLFIIQACGGEEKDYGFELDSDSSGNQGYGASLESDASPLKPSSGNLDEPDAVASVPKASDILVSYSTFPGFVSWRDRKSGSWFVETLDRILEQYADSEDLQKLLLRVANEVSTKEKYKQMPGCYHFLRKWFFFMTK